One Rhodoferax ferrireducens T118 DNA segment encodes these proteins:
- the amrB gene encoding AmmeMemoRadiSam system protein B, whose translation MSLVRPPAVAGTFYPGQASVLLNDVTTLLTQARPGANLREPAPKALIVPHAGYIYSGATAARAYAELAGGRASIQRVVLLGPVHRVPVRGLALPGVDAFATPLGRIEVDQDAVAAIAHLPQVVVSRAAHAQEHSLEVQLPFLQAVLDDFKLVPLAVGDATPAQVAEVIEALWGGDETLIVISSDLSHFLPYGTAQAVDSETVQNMMQLNSSITHHQACGGTPVNGLLQAARQHHLQPELLGLCNSGDTAGDKSRVVGYAALAFRQELSDVQISH comes from the coding sequence ATGTCCCTTGTGCGTCCCCCTGCTGTTGCCGGCACTTTTTACCCTGGACAGGCGTCGGTCTTGTTGAACGATGTCACTACCCTGCTGACTCAGGCCCGGCCCGGCGCAAACTTGCGCGAACCCGCCCCGAAGGCGCTAATCGTGCCCCATGCCGGCTACATCTACTCGGGTGCAACCGCCGCGCGGGCCTATGCAGAGCTCGCTGGCGGGCGCGCCAGTATCCAGCGCGTTGTTTTGCTGGGCCCGGTACACCGGGTGCCCGTCAGGGGCCTGGCGTTGCCGGGCGTTGACGCCTTTGCCACGCCCCTGGGCCGCATCGAAGTCGACCAGGACGCCGTGGCCGCCATCGCGCACTTGCCGCAAGTGGTGGTCAGCCGCGCCGCCCACGCCCAGGAGCATTCGCTGGAGGTGCAATTGCCGTTCCTGCAAGCTGTACTGGATGATTTCAAACTGGTGCCGCTGGCGGTGGGCGATGCGACGCCGGCACAAGTGGCCGAGGTGATTGAGGCGCTCTGGGGGGGAGACGAGACGCTGATCGTCATCAGCTCCGACTTGTCGCACTTCTTGCCCTATGGCACGGCGCAAGCGGTCGACAGCGAAACGGTGCAAAACATGATGCAGCTCAACAGCAGCATCACGCACCACCAGGCCTGCGGCGGCACGCCGGTCAACGGCCTGCTGCAGGCGGCCCGCCAGCACCACCTGCAACCCGAGCTGCTTGGGCTGTGCAACTCGGGGGACACGGCGGGCGACAAAAGCCGAGTGGTGGGCTACGCGGCGCTGGCGTTCAGGCAGGAGTTGAGCGATGTCCAAATCTCACACTAA
- a CDS encoding universal stress protein, with protein sequence MKILLAVDGSAYTKKMLAYLTTHDELFSPGNEYFVLTVQPGIPARARAAVGKQVMDKYYMDEAERVLAPVAKFLLRHGIDAKSDWKIGHAGETIAQFADKGKFDMIIMGSHGHGTLVNLVMGSVATEVLAHCTVPVLLVR encoded by the coding sequence ATGAAAATTCTTCTTGCCGTCGACGGCAGTGCCTACACCAAGAAAATGCTGGCTTACCTGACCACGCATGATGAGCTATTTAGCCCGGGCAACGAGTACTTCGTGCTCACGGTTCAGCCGGGAATACCGGCGCGTGCACGCGCCGCCGTGGGCAAGCAAGTCATGGACAAGTACTATATGGACGAAGCCGAACGGGTGCTCGCACCCGTGGCCAAGTTTTTGCTGCGCCATGGCATCGATGCCAAGAGCGACTGGAAGATCGGCCACGCCGGTGAAACCATTGCCCAGTTCGCCGACAAAGGCAAGTTCGACATGATCATCATGGGTTCACATGGCCACGGCACATTGGTCAACCTGGTGATGGGCTCGGTGGCGACCGAGGTGCTGGCACATTGCACGGTACCGGTGCTGCTGGTGCGCTGA
- a CDS encoding alkene reductase, with protein sequence MPHRTATLFDPVHAGDLTLANRIVMAPLTRNRAPDAIPTPLMAQYYTQRASAGLIISEATAISHQGQGYADVPGLYGSEQLEGWKHVTHGVHGAGGKIVVQLWHVGRVSHTSLQPEGGQPVAPSAIAAKTKTVLLQDGVPVFVDTSEPRALQAYELPDIVHTYQAAARNAVQTAGFDGVEIHAANGYLLDQFLKAGSNLRRDDYGGSIENRARLLLEVMQAVTTAVGAGRVGIRLSPVTPANDAFDPDPQPLFDYVVRELATFKLAYVHIIEGATAGARELPERPFDYTGLRRAYRAAGGKGAWMVNNGLDKELAQAAIADGADLVAFGRLFIANPDLVARLRRGGPFNKWDSSTFYGGGAKGYTDYPTLKGA encoded by the coding sequence ATGCCACACCGCACTGCCACCCTGTTTGACCCGGTCCATGCCGGCGACCTGACACTTGCCAACCGCATCGTGATGGCACCGCTGACGCGCAACCGCGCGCCCGATGCCATTCCCACGCCGCTGATGGCCCAGTACTACACCCAGCGCGCCAGCGCCGGCCTGATCATTTCTGAAGCCACCGCCATCAGCCATCAGGGCCAGGGCTATGCCGACGTGCCCGGCTTGTATGGCTCGGAGCAGTTGGAGGGCTGGAAACATGTCACCCACGGCGTGCACGGCGCCGGCGGCAAGATCGTGGTGCAGCTCTGGCATGTGGGCCGGGTCTCGCACACCAGCCTGCAGCCCGAGGGCGGCCAGCCGGTGGCGCCGTCGGCCATCGCCGCCAAGACCAAAACCGTGTTGTTGCAGGACGGCGTGCCGGTCTTTGTCGACACGTCGGAGCCGCGTGCGCTGCAGGCCTATGAATTGCCTGACATCGTGCACACCTACCAGGCGGCCGCCCGCAACGCGGTGCAGACCGCCGGCTTTGACGGGGTCGAGATTCACGCCGCCAACGGCTATTTGCTGGACCAGTTTCTAAAAGCGGGCTCCAACCTGCGCCGTGACGACTACGGTGGCAGCATCGAAAACCGCGCCCGCCTGCTGCTCGAAGTGATGCAGGCCGTGACCACCGCCGTGGGCGCCGGTCGCGTCGGCATTCGCCTGTCGCCCGTGACCCCGGCCAACGATGCCTTTGACCCCGATCCGCAACCTCTGTTTGACTACGTGGTGCGCGAACTGGCCACGTTCAAACTGGCTTATGTGCACATCATTGAAGGCGCCACCGCAGGCGCCCGCGAGCTGCCCGAGCGCCCGTTCGACTACACCGGTTTGCGCCGGGCCTACCGGGCCGCCGGTGGCAAAGGCGCCTGGATGGTCAACAACGGCCTGGACAAAGAGCTGGCGCAAGCCGCCATTGCCGACGGTGCTGACCTGGTGGCCTTTGGCCGCCTCTTCATTGCCAACCCGGACCTGGTGGCGCGTCTGCGCCGCGGCGGCCCGTTCAACAAATGGGATAGCAGCACCTTCTACGGCGGCGGCGCCAAGGGCTATACCGATTACCCAACGCTCAAAGGCGCTTGA
- a CDS encoding TetR/AcrR family transcriptional regulator codes for MNPDNAVRTSFKQQMLQAREEAIIQTANRLLAEKGFEAMTVDEVALQAGIAKASLYKHFASKEELAAAATARVMRRARDFIRALPEQAPPLDKLRAVLRWTLEVKLAGDMPSLPSRNSTLRTALIGNQDCMEGWMEVSDRLRAWIEAAQAAGALNPALPAVAVLYTFFARACDPALEFLRIGGRYQDEQIVTLVLSTCFEGLNAR; via the coding sequence ATGAACCCCGACAACGCCGTCAGAACCTCGTTCAAGCAGCAAATGCTCCAGGCCCGCGAAGAGGCCATTATTCAAACCGCGAATCGGCTGCTGGCTGAAAAAGGCTTTGAAGCCATGACGGTCGATGAGGTGGCGCTCCAGGCGGGTATTGCCAAAGCCAGCCTTTACAAACACTTTGCCAGCAAGGAAGAGCTGGCGGCGGCGGCGACGGCGCGGGTGATGCGCCGGGCGCGGGATTTCATCCGTGCGCTGCCGGAGCAAGCGCCGCCGCTGGACAAGCTGCGTGCCGTGCTGCGATGGACGCTGGAAGTCAAATTGGCGGGCGATATGCCGTCCTTGCCCAGCCGGAACTCCACGTTGCGTACCGCGCTGATTGGCAACCAAGACTGCATGGAGGGTTGGATGGAAGTGAGTGACCGCCTGCGCGCATGGATCGAGGCCGCGCAAGCCGCCGGGGCACTCAACCCGGCGCTGCCTGCGGTTGCCGTTTTGTACACCTTCTTTGCCCGCGCCTGCGATCCGGCGCTGGAGTTTCTGAGGATCGGTGGCCGCTACCAGGATGAGCAAATCGTGACCCTGGTGCTCAGCACCTGCTTTGAGGGTCTAAATGCCCGCTAG
- the amrA gene encoding AmmeMemoRadiSam system protein A → MSKSHTKPHTAAHPDSHGAAAKGHTLLPIARATISTALGRPLEAPEQALWLQESGACFVTLTQRGQLRGCIGTLEARRALLADVKANALAAAFADPRFSPLVAAELEHTEIEVSLLSAMQAMQFENEAHALAQLQPGIDGVVFEFAHYRSTFLPQVWEQLPSVPEFMAHLKHKAGLPPGFWAPGVRLQRYSVSKWKETDLRPATAKAPNQENL, encoded by the coding sequence ATGTCCAAATCTCACACTAAGCCGCACACGGCGGCGCATCCTGATTCGCATGGCGCAGCGGCCAAGGGCCACACCTTGCTGCCGATTGCCCGCGCCACCATTTCAACGGCTTTGGGGCGCCCCCTTGAAGCACCGGAACAAGCGCTCTGGCTGCAAGAGTCGGGCGCCTGTTTTGTCACCTTGACCCAGCGCGGCCAACTGCGCGGCTGCATTGGCACGCTGGAGGCGCGCCGCGCCCTGCTGGCTGACGTGAAGGCCAATGCGCTGGCAGCCGCCTTCGCCGACCCGCGTTTTTCGCCGCTGGTCGCAGCAGAACTTGAACACACCGAGATTGAAGTCTCTTTGCTGTCGGCCATGCAGGCGATGCAGTTTGAAAACGAAGCCCACGCGCTGGCCCAGTTGCAGCCCGGCATTGACGGTGTGGTGTTTGAATTTGCCCACTACCGCAGCACGTTTTTGCCACAGGTGTGGGAGCAACTGCCCAGCGTGCCCGAGTTCATGGCCCATCTGAAACACAAGGCCGGCCTGCCGCCCGGCTTCTGGGCCCCTGGTGTGCGCTTGCAGCGCTACAGCGTGAGCAAATGGAAGGAAACCGACCTTCGGCCCGCCACCGCCAAGGCCCCGAACCAGGAGAACTTGTAA
- the metW gene encoding methionine biosynthesis protein MetW — translation MSDPHTMDALARLVPEGARVLDLGCGDGAMLAHLQQTRGCSGYGIEINDANVLACVKRGVNVIQLNLDEGLSMFEDASFDVVLQIDTLQHLRNAEVMLRETVRVGRVGIVAFPNFAHWPNRLSILSGRMPVTRRLPYQWFDTPNIRVGTHADLGILAGRNGLTVLDSFGLQNAKVVRRLPNLLAGTSVYKLSR, via the coding sequence ATGAGCGACCCCCACACCATGGATGCGCTGGCGCGGCTGGTGCCGGAGGGCGCCCGCGTGCTCGATCTGGGCTGCGGTGACGGCGCCATGCTGGCGCACCTGCAGCAGACCCGCGGCTGTAGCGGCTACGGCATCGAGATCAACGATGCCAATGTGCTGGCCTGCGTCAAGCGCGGGGTCAATGTGATCCAGCTCAATCTGGATGAGGGTCTGTCGATGTTTGAAGACGCTTCGTTTGACGTGGTGCTGCAAATCGACACCTTGCAACACCTGCGCAATGCCGAGGTGATGTTGCGCGAGACGGTGCGTGTCGGGCGCGTCGGCATTGTGGCTTTCCCCAATTTTGCGCACTGGCCGAACCGCCTGAGCATTTTGAGCGGGCGTATGCCGGTGACACGCCGCTTGCCTTACCAGTGGTTTGACACGCCCAATATTCGCGTCGGCACCCATGCCGATCTGGGCATTCTGGCCGGGCGCAATGGCTTGACCGTGCTCGACAGCTTTGGGCTGCAGAACGCCAAAGTCGTGCGCCGACTGCCCAATCTGCTGGCCGGAACCTCGGTCTACAAGCTGTCGAGATAA
- a CDS encoding alpha/beta hydrolase, producing the protein MTDSTLSTFVALDGDNLAVQDWPLASQQVLRGVVLLVHGLGEHAGRYDRLAGRLNDWGFAVRGYDQYGHGESGGPRGGLPTDTRLLDDLSDIVDSTRARMDPHTPLILLGHSMGGLVAARFVALGLRPVQALVLSSPALDPGLNAIQKLLLAVLPKIAPDLRIGNGLDASLISHDSTVVAAYQADKLVHDRVSARLARFIADGGPATLAQAASWSVPTLLLYAGADRLVNPAGSRAFAAAAPKTVLSAHCFEALYHEIFNELDAAPVFAELKKWLDARF; encoded by the coding sequence ATGACCGACAGCACACTTTCCACTTTTGTCGCTCTGGATGGCGACAACCTGGCGGTGCAGGACTGGCCCCTGGCATCGCAGCAGGTCTTGCGCGGCGTGGTCTTGCTGGTGCATGGCCTGGGCGAACATGCCGGCCGCTATGACCGCCTGGCCGGTCGACTCAACGACTGGGGCTTTGCGGTGCGCGGCTACGACCAATATGGCCATGGCGAGTCGGGCGGGCCGCGCGGGGGCCTGCCCACCGACACCCGTTTGCTCGACGATCTGAGCGACATCGTGGACAGCACACGCGCCCGCATGGACCCGCACACGCCGCTGATCCTGCTCGGACACAGCATGGGCGGCCTGGTGGCCGCACGCTTCGTGGCCCTGGGCCTGCGTCCGGTGCAGGCGCTGGTTTTGTCTTCGCCAGCACTCGACCCCGGCCTCAATGCGATTCAGAAACTGCTGCTGGCCGTGCTGCCCAAAATCGCGCCCGATTTGCGCATCGGCAACGGACTCGATGCCTCGCTCATTTCGCACGATTCCACCGTGGTCGCGGCTTACCAGGCCGACAAGCTGGTGCACGACCGGGTATCGGCTCGCCTGGCGCGCTTCATTGCCGATGGCGGACCGGCCACGCTGGCGCAGGCGGCCAGTTGGTCCGTGCCCACGCTGTTGCTGTATGCCGGGGCCGACCGATTGGTCAACCCGGCCGGCAGTCGGGCCTTTGCCGCGGCGGCACCCAAGACGGTGCTCAGCGCCCATTGCTTCGAGGCGCTGTACCACGAAATCTTCAACGAGCTCGACGCCGCGCCGGTTTTTGCCGAACTCAAGAAATGGCTGGATGCCCGGTTTTAA
- a CDS encoding phosphoribosyltransferase: MFRDRDEAAGRLAEKLKSYRGKNPLILAIPRGAVPMAKIVADKLGGELDVVLVRKLRAPHQPELALGSVNESGWTYLADFAQLYGGSSDYLEGEKRTQMETIRQRRAQYTPIRPPIDPAGRIVIVIDDGLATGATMISALHGLRAMKPAQLICAIPVSPPDTLAKVADLADEVVCLEAPPFFQAVGQFYQHFPQVDDDEVIELLKEA; the protein is encoded by the coding sequence ATGTTTCGTGATCGCGATGAAGCGGCTGGTCGGCTGGCCGAGAAACTCAAGTCCTACCGGGGCAAGAATCCCCTGATCCTGGCAATCCCGCGCGGCGCGGTGCCGATGGCGAAAATCGTCGCCGACAAGCTGGGCGGTGAACTGGACGTGGTGCTGGTGCGCAAGCTGCGTGCGCCGCACCAGCCGGAACTGGCACTTGGCTCAGTCAATGAAAGCGGCTGGACTTATCTGGCTGATTTCGCCCAGCTCTATGGCGGCAGTTCGGACTACCTTGAGGGCGAGAAGCGGACCCAGATGGAGACCATTCGGCAGCGCCGCGCCCAGTACACGCCGATTCGCCCTCCCATTGATCCGGCCGGGCGCATCGTCATCGTGATTGACGATGGCTTGGCCACGGGTGCCACCATGATCTCTGCGCTACACGGTTTGCGGGCCATGAAGCCTGCCCAACTGATTTGCGCCATCCCCGTGTCGCCGCCGGACACACTGGCCAAAGTGGCTGATCTGGCGGACGAGGTGGTGTGTCTTGAAGCGCCGCCATTTTTCCAGGCGGTGGGGCAGTTCTACCAGCACTTCCCGCAGGTGGACGATGACGAGGTGATTGAGCTGTTGAAAGAGGCCTGA
- a CDS encoding c-type cytochrome — protein MKQSTVFLAGSLVALTVVSSTSFAQGSVDFGKNEYMASCASCHGASAKGDGAMRTYLTKAPTDLTIMAKRNAGVFPTQYAWEVIDGRTSAAIGSHGAREMPVWGYVYRAEDSQPADLHARTRIGSLLDYLARIQVK, from the coding sequence ATGAAACAGTCGACGGTGTTTTTGGCCGGGTCCTTGGTGGCGCTGACCGTGGTGAGCAGCACTAGTTTTGCGCAGGGTAGTGTTGACTTTGGAAAAAACGAGTACATGGCCAGTTGCGCCAGCTGTCATGGCGCCTCTGCCAAAGGCGATGGTGCGATGCGCACCTACCTGACCAAGGCGCCGACAGATCTGACCATCATGGCCAAACGCAATGCTGGGGTGTTCCCGACCCAGTACGCGTGGGAAGTGATCGACGGCAGAACGTCGGCCGCGATTGGGTCCCACGGCGCGCGTGAGATGCCGGTCTGGGGTTATGTCTACCGCGCCGAGGACTCGCAACCCGCGGACCTGCACGCACGCACCCGTATTGGCTCGCTGCTTGATTACCTGGCGCGGATCCAGGTGAAATAG
- the amrS gene encoding AmmeMemoRadiSam system radical SAM enzyme, whose protein sequence is MQESSYPGRYWHWLDDGRMQCDLCPRDCRLHEGQRGACFVRMRQGGQMILTTYGRSSGFCIDPIEKKPLNHFYPGSSVLSFGTAGCNLACKFCQNWDISKSRDMDRLMDQASPEAIAMEAVKYGCKSVAFTYNDPVIFAEYAMDVADSCHARGVQAVAVTAGYMHDQPRRDFYAKMDAANVDLKAFTDDFYFKLTGSHLQPVLDTLVYLKRETRVWFEITTLLIPGHNDSNEEITAMSRWVMQELGPDVPLHFSAFHPDHKMPDVPATPAATLVRARNIALKAGLHYVYTGNVHHAEGDTTFCPSCHAPLIVRDWYQINQYRLDTNGHCPDCGAAVAGRFDAQAGDFGRQRIPIAIGA, encoded by the coding sequence ATGCAGGAATCCAGCTACCCCGGCCGTTACTGGCACTGGCTCGATGACGGCCGCATGCAATGCGACCTGTGTCCGCGCGACTGCCGCTTGCACGAGGGCCAGCGCGGCGCCTGCTTTGTGCGCATGCGCCAGGGTGGGCAGATGATTCTGACCACCTACGGGCGCTCATCGGGCTTTTGCATCGACCCGATCGAGAAGAAGCCGCTGAACCACTTTTACCCCGGCAGCAGCGTGCTGTCGTTTGGCACGGCCGGGTGCAACCTGGCCTGCAAGTTCTGTCAGAACTGGGACATCAGCAAGTCGCGCGACATGGACCGCCTGATGGACCAGGCCTCGCCCGAGGCCATCGCCATGGAGGCCGTCAAATACGGCTGCAAGAGTGTCGCCTTCACCTACAACGACCCGGTGATCTTTGCCGAATATGCGATGGATGTGGCCGATTCCTGCCACGCACGCGGCGTGCAGGCGGTGGCCGTGACGGCCGGCTACATGCACGATCAGCCACGGCGTGATTTTTATGCCAAGATGGACGCCGCCAATGTCGACCTGAAAGCCTTCACCGACGACTTCTATTTCAAGCTGACCGGCTCGCACCTGCAGCCGGTGCTCGACACGCTGGTCTATCTCAAGCGCGAAACCCGGGTGTGGTTCGAAATCACCACCCTCTTGATCCCCGGTCACAACGATTCGAACGAGGAAATCACGGCCATGAGCCGCTGGGTCATGCAGGAACTCGGGCCCGATGTGCCGCTGCACTTCTCGGCCTTTCATCCAGACCACAAAATGCCGGACGTGCCCGCCACCCCTGCGGCCACACTGGTACGCGCCCGCAACATCGCGCTCAAGGCGGGCTTGCACTATGTGTACACCGGCAATGTGCATCACGCCGAAGGCGACACCACCTTTTGCCCGAGCTGCCACGCGCCGCTGATCGTTCGCGACTGGTATCAGATCAACCAATACCGGCTCGACACCAACGGTCACTGCCCGGACTGCGGCGCTGCCGTCGCCGGGCGCTTTGACGCGCAAGCGGGCGACTTCGGCCGCCAGCGCATCCCGATTGCCATAGGCGCCTGA
- a CDS encoding dienelactone hydrolase family protein: MKPTHAQLVHIPVDDVHIEGMLELPPGPLGIVLFAHGSGSSRHSPRNNYVARVLHEKGIGTLLMDLLTVAEDLDYQTRFDIALLTHRLLVATRWVRLEAATRQLPIGYFGASTGAAAALQAAAALGDNIQAVVSRGGRPDLAGNQSLEQVKSPTLLLVGGRDEDVIELNREAYARLPCTKELSIVPGATHLFEEAGTLEEVARQAAVWFNQYLKN, encoded by the coding sequence ATGAAACCAACACACGCACAACTGGTCCATATTCCGGTGGATGATGTCCACATCGAAGGCATGCTGGAATTGCCCCCCGGGCCCCTGGGCATTGTGCTGTTTGCCCACGGCAGCGGCAGCAGCCGTCACAGCCCGCGCAACAACTACGTGGCGCGCGTGCTGCACGAAAAAGGCATTGGCACGCTGCTGATGGACTTGCTCACCGTCGCTGAAGACCTGGACTACCAGACCCGTTTCGACATTGCCTTGCTGACGCACCGTCTGCTGGTTGCAACGCGCTGGGTCAGACTGGAAGCGGCCACGCGACAGCTGCCGATTGGCTATTTTGGCGCCAGCACCGGGGCGGCGGCGGCGCTGCAGGCCGCCGCCGCTTTGGGCGACAACATCCAGGCGGTCGTGTCGCGTGGAGGGCGTCCGGACCTGGCGGGAAATCAGAGCCTGGAGCAGGTCAAATCCCCCACCTTGCTGCTGGTGGGTGGCCGCGATGAAGACGTGATTGAACTCAACCGCGAGGCCTACGCCCGCCTGCCCTGCACCAAGGAATTGAGCATCGTCCCTGGCGCAACCCATCTGTTCGAGGAAGCGGGCACGCTGGAAGAAGTGGCGCGCCAGGCCGCCGTGTGGTTCAACCAGTACCTGAAGAACTGA
- a CDS encoding LysR family transcriptional regulator ArgP, translating to MSTFDPDALECLAAIVEEGGFERAAVRLSITQSAVSQRLRSLEVQVGTVLIVRSRPLKPTSAGRLLLKHALQTRLLRADLQRDLKDLAPGAAGSGGDVERISIAINADSIATWALAALSELARRGLGLEIITDDQDFTIEWLREGRVLGCVTTLKQALRSCKMVPLGAMRYVAVAETAYAAAHCPDGLSPHNFRHVPFIAFNRKDDLQGEFIAHVFHLKHVALSQLYVPSSEGQVSAVLAGWGVSVLPELQVREHLRSGRLVNLAPGHVLPVDLYWHCWNLDSVVLDALTAALTEAAAVALR from the coding sequence ATGAGTACTTTTGACCCGGATGCCTTGGAATGCCTCGCCGCCATCGTGGAAGAGGGGGGCTTTGAGCGCGCTGCCGTGCGCCTGTCGATCACCCAATCAGCCGTGTCGCAGCGCTTGCGCTCGCTTGAGGTCCAGGTGGGCACGGTCCTGATTGTGCGCAGTCGTCCGTTGAAACCCACATCGGCAGGTCGCCTGCTGCTCAAGCACGCCTTGCAGACGCGGCTGCTGCGGGCTGACCTGCAGCGTGATCTGAAAGACCTGGCGCCGGGTGCTGCGGGCAGTGGTGGGGATGTGGAGCGAATTTCCATCGCGATCAACGCCGACAGCATCGCCACCTGGGCCTTGGCCGCCTTGAGTGAGCTGGCCCGGCGCGGCCTCGGGCTCGAAATCATCACCGATGACCAGGACTTCACCATCGAGTGGCTGCGCGAGGGCCGGGTGCTGGGTTGCGTGACGACGCTCAAACAAGCCTTGCGCAGCTGCAAGATGGTGCCACTGGGAGCGATGCGCTACGTGGCGGTCGCAGAAACCGCCTATGCGGCGGCTCATTGCCCGGATGGCTTGTCACCGCACAATTTTCGCCATGTGCCGTTCATAGCGTTCAACCGCAAGGATGATTTGCAGGGCGAGTTCATCGCGCACGTTTTTCATCTTAAACATGTGGCGCTGAGCCAGTTGTATGTGCCCAGCTCGGAAGGCCAGGTCAGCGCGGTGTTGGCGGGCTGGGGGGTCAGCGTGCTGCCGGAGTTGCAGGTGCGCGAGCATCTGCGCAGTGGTCGTCTGGTCAATTTGGCGCCTGGGCATGTGCTGCCGGTCGACCTGTACTGGCATTGCTGGAATCTGGACTCGGTGGTGCTCGATGCGCTGACGGCAGCCTTGACCGAGGCCGCTGCCGTGGCCCTGCGGTGA
- a CDS encoding M20 family metallopeptidase translates to MNVRIPAPALNTTQALNQISRAWDDDLVAQLSDYIAIPAKSPMFDADWVQHGFIDTVVRNAASWVEAQKVAGLTLEIIRLPGRTPVLFFEVAASTGSANHAVSNQTVLMYGHLDKQPEVTGWRSDLGPWTPKYEDGKLYGRGGADDGYAIYAAITAIQALKSQHVAHPRIVGLIETCEESGSYDLPPYIDALRARLGDVALVICLDSGAGNYDQLWLTNSLRGMASGTLKVEVLTEGVHSGDASGLVPSSFRILRHLLDRLEDSATGRLLPAPFHCEVPFERLRQAQATAAILGEELYKRFPWAHADCGGASQTMLPTTTDPLQALLSRTWTPTLSVTGAEGLPELKSAGNVLRPFTAFKLSLRLPPLVEAGQAVQQLKALLEDNAPYQARVSFVPDSHASGWNAPSTAPWFEQALNAASQDYFGAPCGYIGQGGTIPLMSMLSSGFPKAQMMVCGVLGPKSNAHGPNEFLHVPYAKKLTAAVAQVIAQVP, encoded by the coding sequence ATGAATGTACGCATCCCGGCCCCGGCTTTGAACACCACCCAGGCGCTGAACCAGATCAGTCGTGCCTGGGACGACGACCTCGTGGCCCAGCTCAGCGACTACATCGCCATCCCTGCCAAGTCGCCCATGTTTGATGCCGACTGGGTACAGCACGGCTTTATCGACACCGTGGTGCGCAATGCCGCGAGCTGGGTCGAGGCGCAGAAGGTGGCCGGCTTGACACTGGAAATCATCCGCCTGCCCGGGCGCACGCCGGTGCTGTTTTTTGAAGTGGCGGCGTCCACCGGCAGCGCCAATCACGCGGTGTCGAACCAGACGGTGTTGATGTACGGCCACCTGGACAAGCAGCCCGAGGTCACCGGCTGGCGCAGTGACCTCGGACCCTGGACGCCGAAATATGAAGACGGCAAACTCTATGGCCGTGGCGGTGCCGACGATGGGTACGCCATCTATGCCGCCATCACCGCCATCCAGGCACTCAAGAGCCAGCACGTGGCGCACCCGCGCATCGTGGGCCTGATCGAAACCTGCGAAGAAAGCGGCTCCTATGATTTGCCGCCCTACATCGACGCGCTGCGCGCGCGGCTGGGCGACGTGGCGCTGGTGATCTGTCTGGACTCGGGCGCGGGCAATTACGACCAGCTCTGGCTGACCAACAGCCTGCGCGGCATGGCCAGCGGCACGCTCAAGGTTGAGGTGTTGACCGAGGGTGTGCATTCGGGCGATGCCAGCGGCCTGGTGCCCTCGAGCTTTCGGATTCTGCGTCACCTGCTGGACCGGCTCGAAGACAGCGCGACCGGCCGCCTGCTGCCCGCGCCGTTTCACTGCGAGGTGCCCTTTGAGCGCTTGCGCCAAGCCCAAGCCACCGCCGCCATTTTGGGCGAGGAGCTCTACAAGCGCTTCCCCTGGGCGCACGCGGATTGCGGCGGCGCCAGCCAGACCATGCTGCCCACCACCACCGACCCGCTGCAAGCGCTGCTGAGTCGCACCTGGACCCCCACGCTCAGCGTCACGGGCGCAGAAGGTCTGCCCGAGCTGAAAAGCGCGGGCAACGTGCTGCGCCCCTTCACCGCCTTCAAGCTCAGCCTGCGCCTGCCGCCGCTGGTGGAGGCAGGCCAAGCCGTGCAACAGCTCAAGGCGCTGCTGGAAGACAACGCCCCTTACCAAGCGCGGGTGAGTTTTGTACCCGACTCCCACGCCAGCGGCTGGAACGCCCCCAGCACCGCCCCGTGGTTTGAACAGGCCTTGAACGCGGCCTCGCAAGACTACTTTGGCGCCCCCTGCGGCTACATCGGCCAGGGCGGCACCATTCCGCTCATGAGCATGCTGTCCAGCGGCTTTCCGAAGGCGCAGATGATGGTCTGCGGCGTACTCGGCCCCAAGAGCAACGCGCACGGGCCCAATGAGTTCCTGCATGTGCCCTATGCCAAGAAGTTGACCGCCGCCGTGGCGCAGGTGATCGCCCAGGTGCCGTGA